Within the Eucalyptus grandis isolate ANBG69807.140 chromosome 1, ASM1654582v1, whole genome shotgun sequence genome, the region AAGATGAAATAAATGATGTCATGTGTTTTGTAGTCCTAGACTCAATGGAAACTTGAAAATACTTGCTCAACATAGAGAGAAGGCGATTGGTAATGACATAAAATGCCACAAAGTATTTTCCATCAGCATTATGTTTGTCCTTCCTCTACTGAAGGTAAAATAAGGTTTTACCATTCTgtttctttctaattttacaCCTAGTTTAACAACATAAAAGTATGCAACAAATGGGCTCTACAGCACGTAGCACCTGATAGCACGAGCTTGCTTCATGCACAAGACAATTCAAAAAGGAAGACAGGCAAAACTTTCAAGAACAGAAACCAAAAGAACATATGACTTTGCGTGCCTCACTCACATTACTGACAGCATGGAGTGTTGCCCCAGCAAGAACCAGTGCTTCCCTTTTGCTAGGGTTACAAAGATATGCATAACCTAATAGATTCGCTCAATTGGAGGGCATAAATTTGAATTATGACCCTCTTATAGAAGGAATTCAAGTACAGGATAAAGAGAACAGTGCAAAATAATTTGTATTTGCTATCATAGCCATAACTCTTACAGAAGATAACGTGAACAGTCGACATAATTATAGTGGCATAACATCAATAGGTAGTCCTATCGATTTCACACTTATTTATAGCAAGAGCTAATAAAATATTAAGTGAAGTATGTTAAAAATTTCACTTCCCTAAATGAATCTCTTTCTACTTTattgcattttcaaatttgagaactTGAGCTCAGGCTCGAAGTTTTGactaaaaatgagaaaataacacCACAAGTGTAATGCCACATTGGGTTTATGGCACTTGggtgaatgtttttaaaaagttatattattcaaatgatcgattgaaagttatagcacttaactaatttttttttttttttttttgaaagttatagTATTGAAGTAATCATAAAAGAAGTTATAATATTTAAGTAAGCACTATATGAAATTTATGGCACTTTCGGCATCCTTATCCCTACTAAAATTTTCCCGCCCAACCAAGTCGAACTCAACCCCTTGAAAATTTAAGCGAGTTAGGCTCAATTGAGCCCAAATGGAGTACGGGGTCATGAATGACCTTGATTGTGTCAGGTGCGAGCCCAAGCATTAGAAGGTGCTGACTCTGACTCAGTTATACGACGACcgtgagagagaaggggaaCAAAAAGGATTCACTTAGGGACTACATAATAGGGGCCAATGTGATTTCCTCTCGATCCTGTTCTTCAAGGAGACGACTTTCCTTACATCCCTACGACCGTCATTGTACCACATTTTCTCTGACGGCATAAGGATAACCTAATTGATTAGAAGCTTGTCTAAGCCCAAAACAGATACCCTGGGACTGTGACATTATCGAAAAGAGTTGGGCCACACTCTATTACATTGAGAGAAGGAACGAGTATTTCTCTTTATAGAAAGGGTTGGGGATCTTAGCAACTTtccctttatatatatatatccgtcatccataaattatataaaaccAGAAACAATTTGATAACTTGATTGTGTTCATATAATTTAGTCTCAATATGAGAAATTTCATCGGTCGACCAAGTCTTGACCTCGAGATTAGAGGGAGTGTTCTTGGGTGAGTAGGTGAAATTGTAAATTTGTAACCCATAGTTGGGGTAGTTAAGTATAAGATCATGACCTTTGAATTCCCCCAAGGCTCACCTTattggagaaagaaaatatcttaatgaataatttcTGTCTAATACAATCTAGTATATAATCTAATCTCAATACTTATCTAATCTAATTTATTGTGCTAAAATTGACTTCCGCACATCAGTGCATTACTTAATGgaatgtttcctttttttttttccatgtaaAAATTGAAGAGTTTTGGGAAGAGAAAAGTGAATGTATAGTAGTGAATGTATAGTAGGAAAATCTCTTGATGATATACTTTTAATAAAtgtgaattggcaaaattgacttttctcacATTTAACACATTCAACTTAATGAAgtgattcttttattttccaaaatatcttTGTCAAGAGAAGAGTAAAGGGAAACCTCTTGATAATATATTATAGTAAAGTGGATCCCAAACGCGTGcatatgtatatattatatatatattttgtgcgatatttccttttcttttacaaagttatgaTTATTGTCACTGTTATAACTTGAAATGTATTATACTATTGAAAGTACAAGAGTAGATGaagaattttcactttttaaatcCATTATATAATATTTACCTATCTGTTCTGCATATAGTGTATGTCTAGTGATGCAAATGAATTAATCGAATTAATACTTTTTTCATTCAAAGAAGAAGACGGAAACTGTGGAAGCAATATCACCATATGAAACTTGAAGGTCACATTTGCCAATCCTCAATTTTCTATATGTTAAATACTTTGGACCCCTGAGTAAATAAGACGCATTGCTTCTTTCCGCATATCAGATTAGCTTTCCGCTTTTTGCTTTCTACTTTTCACTTTGCTTAAATAGATTGAGGACAGGATTGTTAGCGAAGAGACTTTTGTGGGatcaatcacttttttttttccatcttcatGAAAACTCCCCCATGACGTTATAGGATTGCTCTTATTGACAGTTGATTATCCTAGGAATTATGGGAAATTGCCAAAGCATCTCTCCACATTTGTAAGACCTTGCGTCACTACGAGTCGGGATTTCTCAAGATGAAGCAGGATAAGATCGAACTCGAGTAACATACTTATAATGAAAAGTACAAAAGAGAAAGTGGGAGCAGAATAGCTATTCTTCAAGAAACATAGAACCCATATGCAGCCACATGGAGTCATACGACAATGGATTAGAGGTTTATTGTCCtattctttcttatttttatgcAGAAAAGATCTGATTATCGTGTGCGATCTTATTTTGCGAAAGAGATGTATAGGTTTTTCGTTACTAGGTTTGGACAATTTTATGATCGGATCGGTTTCTGTTGGCAagttaatacaaaaaaaagtaGAAGGCTGTTAATTACACTTGGTTATTGAAGGAAGAATCTGGTCACCCAATGTATTTCACGAAAATGCAGCCAATGCAGCTGAACAGGGTTCCGTCgcatcctctttttttttttttccttaaccTATTGATGTTTTCtgtcttttttccccctttttctcaTAATCTCGCTTGTAACCTCTGGCAAGGAATATCTCACAGTGGCACCAGCTACATAACAAGTTCAAACCCCTCCTACCTCCTCCATTCCATCCCTTGATCCCATTGAAATCGTTGAATCATGGCGTCTACTGATCAAGGAGATGCTGCTGCTCGAGCGAAGTCCTCTGTTcaaaataaagatgaaaaaacacaaaagaagtcctctctctctctctctctctctctccccattccCATGCAATATTACTAACGTATGATTATGTGCATGCGTGCGTCTCTGACATTTGATTTATTATCCGTCACGAATCTGTTGCAATAGGAACGAGAAACAGAAGCGTCAGCAGATAGAGCATCTCCAAATGGTGCTAGACGATCTGGTGAGCGTGAACTCCCTCTTCACCTTCGCGATGTTCGTCGGGATATCCATTGCGGGCGCCAACCCCGAGACTCTCCAGCCGCGGAAAGAGTGCCAAGCCAGCCACCAGACGAAAATGGTGCTCCTGTTCGATGAGGTGGTTTCCTTCGTGTGCTTCCTGCTCTCGAGCCTCGTCGCCACAGCTCTCAAGATGAACCTCTCCACATACCTCATGTCCGATCCCAACAACCGGAAGCGCTCCGCGCGGACGTGAACGACGGGGTAAGGAACTTGATGATCATGCTGTCGATGACAGGTTCGATCCTCGGGTGCGTCTACTTGACCATGTCGATGGCCAACGTGGTCCGCGTGCTCCTCGGGAACGTCACTTGTGGAGAGAGCGACACACTTCTGGCCACAGGGACCTTGATTGCCGTCAACGTCCTGGCACTCCTCATCTATGTGCCCTCCATGATGCGTGCCGTCCATCTATCTCACGCCAAGCTTGAGCTCAATAAATACTCGAGCAACCGCACACAGTCTTAGCAAAACATCCCTAGAATCTAGTAATTCTAATTCGCCGCCAGTATCATCGCGTGTGGATGCGATGGTATTGATCATGgccatcttcttctctttcgtTCATTACTTTGCCCCCGTTGCAATCATACTCATGTATCATCGGCCTATATAAAAATGGTTCTAATAATATGTTGAGTGGATTTGGTTTGGCACAAAGAAATGCATTTAACGTCTCCCAATCGTTTAAGTACAAAAGGTTAAATTGATTGATCACTTGGAATGATGCCGGTCCACACCATTTATAGACCACGTCACATATAACCTGTCCGTTCACAAGGTCTGATATGGAAGCGATGCGTGCCAAACCATTAAGTAGAAAATCGCCATACTAATCTAATTGCTAATTTGTGATATCTTCTAAATAAATGCAAAAGTCTTTTGCTCAACTCCTTAGAATAACAAATAACTCAGTAGAAATTTGACAACTTTCACAATCTCTATAATCATTGGAGCTAGCAACATCAGACAAATGAATGTCTAGGGACCATGAGAAAGCTGGTCTTGTTAAAGGGTACCATCGAAAGAAAACATTATACTGATTTCATTAGTCTTTAACCAACAAAgataatagaaataaaatgggaaaattgtctactaaacctattgtacttttgttaattcagtcataaattttttagttttgctaattaaattataaactttttaacttttcatcaattgaaaacatcctatcaattttggcaaaaaattgctgacatggacgTTGACTGTCCCATGTGGCATGGTAGAgctaatatggacaattttcatttattattatttattcttttttttttctttttttattttttcatttttttccttttctcttcttttctttttcccttttcccatCGCTAGCCACTAGACCTTCGCCAATGGTTGGCGAAGGTCACTAGCCTGTTGCCCTCACCGGAGTGGAGGGCAACCCTTGCTCGATTTGGCGAGGGCATGCCTCAACGACCTTCGCCTGGGTGAGCATCAGATGCCCAGGCCTTGCCAGCCCAGGCCCAAGCATCCCTCACCTTGAGGCTAGCAAGGGTGGCCCTTGCTTGAGGTCAGGCcagcggagggaagaagaaaagaaaagaaggaaaaagaaaaaaaatgaatataaatttgaaaaaatatttaacataTTATTAAGTATATTCATGTTAACACAAGTCATCTTATGTGGCACGCCCATTGTCCACATTAACAacttccagccaaaattggtcggatggatTCAActagtaaaaagtaaaaatgtttaggactcaatttgcaaaattgaaaggtttatgactaaattagtaaaatgcaataggtttagaactttttgaataatttttccatataaaaaaactcaagaaaTAAAACTCTAACATTTAATATGAAGCCATCTAACCTCATTGTCTAGCAAAAATAGGGACAAGTCCAAGAAATCATATgaattttacatttatttaagaTATTTCGCATATGTTGGCTGACAAGCCTGAATATTTTGTAACTTTGACGGTTCTAAATTTTATACTACagttcaaataaaagaaaaaaagattcctCTCATTTCACGGGTTAAACATGGTCGACCTAACCCATCTggcaaattatttaaacaatgTTAGAGACCCTATATTGGCTTATTACTTAGTGATGTACTAATCCCAATAGTTATTTAAACTATTAGGCAATTTAAGGACCCAACAAAAATCTATCACAACACTTAATAAGTAGATTCAGCATCTGCTTGATAACCACATTAAGTCCTGAAAATTAAGCTTTTAACCAATCAATGTTATtaaatgcgtttgataattTCCAATTACACACAAACTTATTGAGTATTTTATGTCAAAAGCCATTGGATGTAGTAAGTAACGAATGACTTAGTTGATTGACTTATCAAAATATCCAATGGAAGTTAATAACCTTACAAATATATTGTCAAAACCTTCCAACAATTTTCACTCTCCCATGTCTTTTAATAAGCTAATCAAATTTATTATCCAATTTCATCGGTTCaaacaactattttttttggttttcaaacGTAAAGAATTCAGTACTCAATATTAGGGATTCAAATTTTCAGCACTCGTTTTTCAGTATTAATAAACGAGGCCTAAAAAGTGTTAATATGCAGGAGAAAGACAtaagagtgccaaaacttgtgtaTCATGCTCACTTTAGTACCAAAACTTTTCACTGgctcatttaagtgccaaatcagaAATAAAACGATTACTTAAATGCCAATGGTGAGAAATTTCAGTCAAATTGATTATGTGTCAattgtaaataaaaattttaagtgaCATATCTTATATTTCTGAAAACCCAATCCACGTAGACATGCAAAAATATATAGTTCAGTCCAACGTGGCTAGGTAATTAACAAAACAACATCACACACCGTTTGAGGCAAAAGCGACGTCATTTGAACTTGAGTAAAAAGGCTGGCCTTGTCGCATCTCTCCCTATCGCTTGCTCGCCGTCGCTTTGCTTGTCGTTGCATGCCCGCCCTCTCTCACCATCCGCTTTCCATTGCTTGCTCATTGCCCATGGTAAAGAtgtgtttctctctctatgtCATTTGATTGGAGGGAAAACAAGGGCTTGTTAGGGAAAATTAGGGTTTGTGAGAGAAAATTAGGGCCCATGAGGAGAGAAATTTGGGTTGTGAGTTGCTACTGAAGCTCCTACTCTCTATTTGCAAGATTGAGCTGTTAATTTTGGGGGCAAATCGAAATAGGGAGTGAATTTAGGTTCAATGGTCAATTAGGGTTTGAAATTGTAGagttctctttcaatttggggatttaagGTTCTTATTTGACGGAAAGGTACTAGATGGCATCGTTTTAGGATTTACATGCTGACTAAACTCTTTGGCGAGTCACGTCAACTTAAGCAACTAATAGAAAATGGCTATGTCGGATTTCCATACATACATATTGGAGTTGgcattggaaaatttgttttaaaaaatcttttgatACTAAAATGAACACTGTACACAAGTCTTGGCACGTCTAGTGTCCTTCTCCCCTTAATATGTATAGCCATTTTCCAAACTATTTAGATTTGCCCATTCAATACAAGAGATTAAATATCATATACGTATTTAGTATGTATAAATCTTAGCCATTTTCCAAACTATTTAGATTTGCCCATTCAATACAAACCCAAAAATTATGAGATTAGACTTGATCATAATTCTCAAAATGGGTTCGAGCGGGTTATCGGGTCCAAATTCCTTTTTACCAGCTTCCTAAGAGGGTTTGATTTCTCATCCATCATAAAATGAATTTCTACCCTTCCCTCATACAGCAACGTTGCAACCTCCCTTTTAAGGTACCCTTATGCACGTAGACATGTGCGGAGATTAATGGCTCACTTACTATTAGGCTTAGCCGAACTctcccaaaatagaaataaccACTAATTGATTTGAGAtggatccattttttttttttttgtcaagtaaAATTCCTATTCGGGATAAAATTTCACTCCCGCATAATTAATACCTTTTTTAAAACTTACGCGTACCTAATCTCCTGgggaggtggggatttgaaaCCTATCGAagtttgatatatatattttggtccattaaaaaatgtaaaatattgggaaagaaaacatttttcctgcTTTTAATACCCTCTCTTCAAAAAACATCAagtttgatatatatatttcatgcatttttaagagaaaaaaactttcaaaatcaattttaggcCCTTAaaattatactaataatatatattttttttatttttcgtttttttaataaaaatatcaaaaaattataaataataaaagaaaaagaaactgacCCGGGACTTGCGCACGCCCCACCTTTGTTTTAAACGTTTCTGCCTccctctctttgttttttctgtTACTTGTCCTTTTCACTTTTGgtttttatcttctctctcttgtctTGTCCCACCGTCCCCTCCCCTCTGCAcgttttctccctctctcttctttttgtttgttttatttttttatatttttatatctcttttccttttcccctccACACGATCGTCTCGTTCACGCGTGGTCTTTGCCGAAGAGCATTCCGGAACAAATTCCAAGGCCGGAATCCCCCCCTCGCCGCGGTCGCACGCATTCACggacctccacctccacctccacctccaccagTTGTCGGACTGAGACtgacgccaccgccgccacaCTTCATTTATCGCATACCAAGAATCGGTCACTAGCGAAGCACGTCACGTCACGTCACctacaagaaagaaaacattgaAATAAAAAGATCATACGAAGCGGAGGGGTGATGGTATGTAT harbors:
- the LOC104428592 gene encoding uncharacterized protein LOC104428592, whose translation is MASTDQGDAAARAKSSVQNKDEKTQKKNEKQKRQQIEHLQMVLDDLVSVNSLFTFAMFVGISIAGANPETLQPRKECQASHQTKMVLLFDEVVSFVCFLLSSLVATALKMNLSTYLMSDPNNRKRSART